tcactaccacatttaggtACCATAatctgggcacatcacaccagtttgatagtatagacagagctttagagcaGCCTTTCCCTCAAGGCATTACCTGATGATGTCACTAGCCACACTTAACAACATGAGATACATAACCCAACTGAACATTTAGGATATtgtgttaaaaatatatataaaaatagtaCAACAAATTAACATATTAAAATTACTACATTGGATTCATTATGCACCAAAATCAGATATAATTAAGAATCTGTAAAAAATGCCCACTTCCTTACTATAGGGATGTGCTTTACTAACAAATGGTGACTTAGTGGGCTTCTTTAAAGGagatattaaaatgattaacacataaaaatgatattacaaTTATCGTACAATAGATTCATATGCaccataattttgttttagaatctgtgaaagttaaaaatgtttGCTTACAATTATGTTGTGCTTTGAGTAAAGCTAAAACCTAAGGGGCTTCACAGGAGAAGATGGAGACCTAAATGAATTCATTGGCAATGGAGAAGGGCTTCTTGCTTCCTGAAATAAAAAGAAcgtacaataaatattatttcattatctAATATTgcactattttatttattacatcctaataatattatttttttaaataaaacaactaaaagatactaataataatagtgtttaATTTATATAGCGAAAAATGCCTCTATGCGCTGAACAAATCAAGTACCACATTAAGTTACTGAATTAAACAGTATGATAGCTctaaaaactaaataattgCATAGACTTAGTAAGCAagatgtagttactgcagtaactgcagtggaGTAATTTTGACATTATCTCTAAAGAACCAATGTGATTGGTGTAAGTTTGTAAGAGTGATTATAATTTACCTTGAATTTTCGTTTCAATGCACGCGTCATTAGTGGCGTTAGTCCAGTCCCATTCTCATCCACGCATCGTCTTCTAAGTGGTGTACCACCTGGACTGCGAGGAATGCTAACCTTCTTCAATGAAGTCCTAAAAGCAACTGCTTCATGCGGTAATCTGCAATCAGTaatcatttataattttatattttttgaattTACAAAAATGTTTGCATCTAAAGCCCTAtctacactttatgtgacaaacaaattatggtgtgtccatatatgggcatgatgatgtcatatcactaccatatttgggcatctAAACATTTTAGagtaaatactgtactaacaaaattatgtttcttcaaataatttgaaaaaattcTTACCTCTTTCTTAGTACCACTTGGGTTTTAGGACTCACGTTTGACCCCAAACTAAATCTTCTCAATTTGACCTTTTGAAGGTCATTAAGCGATACTAATGGACGTCCCATACGATTACCACGCCCAGAATCTGGTGtctaaataaaacatttgaaatttaaatctttaaatcTAAAACCAATTAGTCACTAAAAAGTACTTACAAGCTTAAATCGTAATGATTAGTTcttaaatttaattgttataGTATCATGTGCTTACCTTTTTCTCAGACTCATTTCTGTTGACCTTTCTTAGTTTCACTTTACATAAATCATTTGCAGAAATATGAAATGTTTCTTTGTCATTCTTGGTATTTTCCACTCGTCTCTGAAAGTAAGAGCACCCCAAAATACCAAAGTAGTCAAACACAGAacagataaataaaatagtaattaattGATCAAAATCTAATAAGAGCTAAATAGTAAGCTATGTATGTATTGCTGGTCATGGAAAAGCTATGCAAAcacattcaacaacaaaatctTACCTTCTTAACTTTGTTAAGAACCAACTTGAATTCTTTAACTTGTTTGATTGGCGGTGGGGGTGGTGGCGGTGGAGGAGGTGCACCAACAGGGGGTGGTGGTGCACCAGGAGGGGGTGGAGGAACGGTAAGTGGTACTGAGGCAGTACGTTTCAATGATGTTGATGAATTATCGGAATCTGACGTTGaatcaaaatgtgattttccACAACAGCAATTTGCATCAGTCTTGGTTTCCTGATAATAAAGTATTCAttgagttaagctctgtctacactatcaaactttatgtgacaaaaacaatgtgatgtgcccatatatggacattatgatgtcacagcactaccatatttggccatatcactaccgtatttgggcatatcactaatttaccatatttgggcacatcactttttttgtcaaactagtttgatagtgtagacagagcttaaggtaaAATGTCAAAATTACACAGACTACTGCAGTTACTACATTTTTTACACAAATAACGTATGATTTTAGTTtcaacatagagatattatagtgaactggAGAAACAACACTGAATAACCCCCATGGCTTATTGCTTTAAAACAAAGAGATCCGACGCGATAAGACAGGAAACCACGGTCTATTGATGTTTGATCAAGTCGACCGCCCGTACATGCTCTTGCCGTTGAGGGCGTAAATACAAGGAACCAGAGCTCGGGAACTAGAGTAGAAAACAACAATCGTTTTTGTGAGCATGCGCATTACTCAAGCTAGCTTTTTAAAAACTGTCGAGTATAAAAAAACCGCAATTTTTTTCTGAACAAGTCAAAGAAAACCTGATTAAATTCCGACAATTTGGACGAAAGTTATGTAAGGTTGAAATGTTGGTAAGTTATACGTAATTTTGGATATTTTAGATAAATGAGGTagttaaaaaatgatttttaatgcATTTCTCATCTGTTCTCACAACTAAGACCTGTTTGGACATCGAGTGAAAATgctatttaatgtaaatatactGATTTAACCCGTACCTAACATTCCCTATTTGAGTTATTTAAACCTTAAATATCACAAtttttcactataatatctctatggtttcaATCAGTAAACAGtgtatgtttataaaaaacaataatttgaaatcttgatttaaaaatattacatgTATACTAATTAGTTAGACAtatttctactgtattttgtgAGGTTctctaatgatcagcttcggctggatggaccaccctcgtaaaatattgttgaaataaataatataatttcattttccAACTACCTTTTCTTGGAGGATTCTTTCCAGCGACTGCTCTAGTCGAAGCAGCTTAAGCTGAGTACTTTCTAGTTCTTTATGAATCTTAATAGATGGGAAGACGATGTCCTTAGCTTTTTCAAAACTCTATAcaataaatgacaaaatatatataaccaTACAGTGCCAGTATAAATGTAACTAATACAGTCAACtgtcccaataccggacacctttgggctggcctaacATGTCTGGTTAAATctagaaagtctggtattcagaatgtgtttttaatggtaaaaataaatttgttagcCTTTGGACCTCAAGTCTCAGTCTGGTTTTGGAAGAGTTTCCAGTAGAGTTGACTGTACCTTTAATGGGAAACAGGTggcaaaaaattaaaaaatattgtaagtaGAGAGATTTAGTTTTACTGTACCTGTCCTACAGCCCAGATACATCGTCTATACATGCCAGTAAAGGTAGTCGGAATGAATGCTAGTGGAATAGAACTTAAACTGCCGATCCAATTTGTTGCGTCAACCTCTGGAATATTTGTAGCGCCCTCAATAACCATTGACTCATCAGCATCATAgctgaaaaataatattagaattgaaaacaatatttaaattttagtttatacaataatgtTATAATGTCAAATAGagctttatatttttttatttttattttattttatatgggtcttcttttttaaaatttatcattaaaacaatttattatatatatataggtagtatcacattataattgttttaaaaagttCACCTATGCATGGCTGCTGCCTCTACTCTTCTAGCACAGTTGAGTTTAGTCTCTCTTTTTATTTGTCGATATTTTCGCTTCTTTTGTGAAATTGATTGACATCGTttatttttcatcttctttctgGTGAATATGAAAATGATAGTGTACAGTCAGTAGGTCTACTGTATACGTTATTTAGGAGCTTCAGATTTGTGACGACTTAATTAGAAactctttatattatttttgtaaattatgcAGTTACCCCATTTtgtccaaaataaaaaaaattgatatttattattaataacaaaacaatacacaTGTAATTGTAGTGTAGGGTTCTAGATTAGCTAGGGTAGAGAGAGCTTGGCAGGCCTTAATAGCAGGGGATACGCGCTCCTCCCTAGAAGCCTATAAACCTAAGCCTAAGCCTACTGCTCCTAGGCCTAGGAGCCTAGCTAGAGGgtggcctactagtactaggcctagctagtacgtACGTAGTAGGCGGCCTAGCCTACGTGGGCTAggctacctagctaggcctaggcctagtagtaggcctcttTGTTTTGGCTAGGTAGTAGGCTAGTAGAAAGAAGAATATATCGACAGTTAGTATTTTGAGTAGGCCGTGTCCTATGCTATATATTAAGGAGATTtcacactaggcctaggcctagtccttgattacataataattaagttatttATTACTTACATTTTCAAGAAACTTTCAAATATGTTAAACAAAGTTTGAAGAAGTTTGAATAAACCGCCGTCGCGATTTTATGACACGaaactttggttttttttgtaattagaCGTAGAGGGCGATAAACACTATTTTCTATTTTCTAGAGGGCGACGTTatgtcaaaataaaaacacacataaACAGGTTAGAAGTTTTAACaggtaaaaatgaattatttaggcctaaaatgaattatttaacGTATGAAGTTGTTGCACACAATTAATACGTTTGTAgagtaatttaatttataatatttcaaCAAAATCGAGTTTAGTAGAGGAGTAGACTGGGTTAAGAATTTGGATGGGGAATGAATATTGaaggttaggcctaggctagcctctaTCTAGGCACTGAAGCGTGACCATCCATTCTACAGCTGCTCTGGTAGGTACAGTGAGTTTTATTATAGATAACATAAGATTttgaattataataaaaatatacaattaaatttaatttttttttagaagaCGCACAAGTCAAACACAGGGAAATGTCATCTTTTTTTGGAAGCCTAAAGCACAATTATGAAGCAATAAGAGAAGATGGTGATATTGCAACCATTCCATTCCTGGAAGCATCCAAGGATTCTGTTATTGGTTTACTAGGTATTATATTAAGACAACACTTATTGTATTACATTCTGCTTTATTAATCCTTTAGCTTTCTGTATTGTCATttcctaaataataataatacataataatatttatttgtcaaGTTAAAAAGTACACAATATACTACTTTAATTTACTCTTAACGAGAGGTTAAAACGGACAAtgcaaataatttaataatcttaaatataattattaatataaaatatgacgatctGTGCTGGGGAATTGGGGTGGGTGGAGAAAATTGATTCAAGCCCAGAGTGCagtttatgtaatattttcctGTTTTTTTCCTTTGACCGCTT
This is a stretch of genomic DNA from Antedon mediterranea chromosome 3, ecAntMedi1.1, whole genome shotgun sequence. It encodes these proteins:
- the LOC140043318 gene encoding uncharacterized protein; its protein translation is MKNKRCQSISQKKRKYRQIKRETKLNCARRVEAAAMHSYDADESMVIEGATNIPEVDATNWIGSLSSIPLAFIPTTFTGMYRRCIWAVGQSFEKAKDIVFPSIKIHKELESTQLKLLRLEQSLERILQEKETKTDANCCCGKSHFDSTSDSDNSSTSLKRTASVPLTVPPPPPGAPPPPVGAPPPPPPPPPPIKQVKEFKLVLNKVKKRRVENTKNDKETFHISANDLCKVKLRKVNRNESEKKTPDSGRGNRMGRPLVSLNDLQKVKLRRFSLGSNVSPKTQVVLRKRLPHEAVAFRTSLKKVSIPRSPGGTPLRRRCVDENGTGLTPLMTRALKRKFKEARSPSPLPMNSFRSPSSPVKPLRF